The genomic interval TGACCGCGGTTTGAGATCGATTTGATATCTTCCTCAATAAACTAAATCGTATCCCGATTTCCGTCGTCATTTCCCGGTGTGTTTATCTAAACTAAACCAGGAGAAATGAAAATGTTTTTGAAATCAATCCGTGAACATTTTGAACTACGTCTTGAGCGTCATCGTCAACTGAAAAAAATTGCTCGTATCCGCTATCAGACTCAGGGATTATCCGAACACCTGCGCAATGATATTAACCTTGATGGTTATCTGGCTAAATTGCATCAGGAATCGAGCTTTAAAGCGCCGAAGAAAAATGTCATTTATCTTGAAAGGGTGCATAAGAAACGAGCCAGTCCCTGATCAGATGCGGAAGAAGGAAGCTCCCTTCTTCCGCTAATTTTCTGCGCTGGCAGTGTTTGACTCTCTACTCTTGGTGGCAAATCGGCTGAACATCAGGCCAATTTCAAACAGCAGCCACATGGGTAATGCCAGAATGGTTTGTGAGAATACGTCAGGGGGGGTGACCAACATGCCTACAGCAAAACAGCCAACAAAAATATAGGGTCTCTTTTTTCTAAGACTTTCAATTTCAACGATACCTGCCCACACCAGTAGAAACGTCGCGATAGGTATCTCAAATGCAATTCCGAATGCAAAGAAAATTTTGAGAATAAAATCCAGAACATTGGATATGTCCGGCAGATAAGCAATGCCTTCAATGGAGATGGCGGCAAAAAAACCAAAGATGATGGGAAGCACCACGAAATAGGCGAAAGCGATACCGCAATAAAACAACAGTACACTGGAAATTAATAAAGGTACGGCAAACTTCTTCTCATGTTTATAAAGTGCAGGTGCAATAAAACCCCATGTCTGATGAAGAATAAACGGGATAGCAATGAAAACAGCGGTAACCAGCGTCAGTTTTAGCGGTACCAGGAATGGTGCTGTCACACCTGTTGCGATGAGCCCTACATCAGCGATGTTTTCGGGTAACAAGCGCTCAAGCGGTTTTGAAACAATGACATACAGGTCATTGGCAAAATAATATAAAACGGCAAATATGGCGATCACGACGATAATCGTTTTGATCAGTCGGTCTCTCAATTCTTTAAGGTGCGCAACCAACGGCTGGGCTACATCATTGGGGTTATCGGTCATGTTCGGGGTTCTTTGGCTGAGTCATCAGACTCTGCGTTAGGATTTTCTGTCAGGTGATGGGTGTTGTGCGCCTGCTTTTGATGATTGTTTGTCAGATTATTGGCTTTTATTTCCAGCTCCTTGGTTTCTGCCATTATCTTTTTATTGAGTTCCTCCAGTCGGATTTCCTGCTCAATCTGGTTTTGGATGGAATTGAAAAAGCGCCGCACTTTGCCAATGGTCTGACCCACAGAACGCGCTGCGCCCGGCAGGCGTTCAGGGCCAATGACGACCATCGCGATGATGGCGAGCAACAGAAGCTCTAAAAAACCAATGTCGAACATGGTCTATGAATGACTCTTATCGGTTTTTTTGCTGGAATCCTGAGTATTGAAATCCGCATCCTTCTGTTCAATTTTACTTTGTTCGGTTTTTTCTTCAGGTTTGTTCTGCTCTTCATTCATGGCAGTTTTGAAGCTCTTGATGGCCCCACCCAGATCACCACCGATATTTTTGAGCTTTTTGGTGCCAAAAATAAGTACAACGATGACCAGAAGTATTGCCAGTTGCCAGATACTGATTCCACCCAACATAATTTTTCTCCGCTAAATATTTAAAAGCCTTTGTAGTCTTTTGAGCGCACATCACCAAGAATGTGCAAATGTAAATGCGGGACTTCCTGCCCACCACCCGGACCACTGTTGGTGATCAGACGATAACCTTGCTCCAATCCCTGTTGTTGTGCCACATCGGCGGTTTTCAACATTAATCTGGCCAGCAGCTCTGAATGCTTTGGCTGAGCCTGTTCCAGACTTTCAATATGTTCCCTGGGCACCAATAGAATATGTACCGGTGCTTTGGGGGCGATATCTTTAAACGCGACCATATCCTGATCTTCATAAACGATCGTTGCCGGAATATCACCACTGGCTATCTTACAAAAAAGGCAATCGCTCATTTTGAATGACCTCTGCTCGCTTTCTCTTCGAGGCCCGAAATGTCAAATCGCCGGGCCAGTTCCTGTAGTATATCATCGGCTGTGAGCCCCAAATGTGAAAGCATCACCAGTGAATGAAACCACAAGTCGGCAGTCTCACTGATAACGTCTTTGGTTACTCCGGAAGACTGGGCATCCTTGGCGGCAATGATGGTTTCGGTTGCCTCTTCTCCGACTTTCTCCAGAATTTTATTCAGGCCTTTGTGGTGTAATGAAGCCACGTATGAGCTTTCCGGAGCGGCATTTTTACGCGCCTCCAGGGTTTCTGTCAGTGTTTTTAATACGTCATTAGCCATGTTTTTTTCGCTTAAAGCTGATTAAGGCTGCAATAATTGCCGCCATCGCAGAGATTCCTGTCAGTGGCTGGTTGCCAAAGCCAAACCAGGCAACGCCAGCACCAATCAGCAGAATATTTGCCAGCCACCGCCATTGTTGGGCAAAGTTACGATAATGCATCTCTGCCTTGAGTTCGATGATTTGTTGCTGATATGTGGCCTGCTGATTCAGGGATAACTGGCCTGAGTTTAGTACATGGTAAATCATGTCAGGCATTTGTGGAGCTTTTTCTAGCCAGGACGGAGCCCGTTGCATAATTTCACGAAATGCCCGTTTCGGGCTATACCGATCACGCAGCCATTTTTCCAGGAATGGTTTGGCGGTTTCCCACAAATTCAGTTCCGGATACAACTCTCGCCCCAGGCCTTCAATATTCAGCAGGGTCTTTTGCAGTAATACCAGTTGTGGTTGTACTTCCATATTAAATTGG from Gynuella sunshinyii YC6258 carries:
- the tatC gene encoding twin-arginine translocase subunit TatC; this translates as MTDNPNDVAQPLVAHLKELRDRLIKTIIVVIAIFAVLYYFANDLYVIVSKPLERLLPENIADVGLIATGVTAPFLVPLKLTLVTAVFIAIPFILHQTWGFIAPALYKHEKKFAVPLLISSVLLFYCGIAFAYFVVLPIIFGFFAAISIEGIAYLPDISNVLDFILKIFFAFGIAFEIPIATFLLVWAGIVEIESLRKKRPYIFVGCFAVGMLVTPPDVFSQTILALPMWLLFEIGLMFSRFATKSRESNTASAEN
- the tatB gene encoding Sec-independent protein translocase protein TatB, with protein sequence MFDIGFLELLLLAIIAMVVIGPERLPGAARSVGQTIGKVRRFFNSIQNQIEQEIRLEELNKKIMAETKELEIKANNLTNNHQKQAHNTHHLTENPNAESDDSAKEPRT
- the tatA gene encoding Sec-independent protein translocase subunit TatA, which translates into the protein MLGGISIWQLAILLVIVVLIFGTKKLKNIGGDLGGAIKSFKTAMNEEQNKPEEKTEQSKIEQKDADFNTQDSSKKTDKSHS
- a CDS encoding histidine triad nucleotide-binding protein, which gives rise to MSDCLFCKIASGDIPATIVYEDQDMVAFKDIAPKAPVHILLVPREHIESLEQAQPKHSELLARLMLKTADVAQQQGLEQGYRLITNSGPGGGQEVPHLHLHILGDVRSKDYKGF
- a CDS encoding phosphoribosyl-ATP diphosphatase, which codes for MANDVLKTLTETLEARKNAAPESSYVASLHHKGLNKILEKVGEEATETIIAAKDAQSSGVTKDVISETADLWFHSLVMLSHLGLTADDILQELARRFDISGLEEKASRGHSK